The DNA segment CAACGCTTCGGCAGTGAAAGGAAGTAGCTCATTGGTGCCTTCGGTAACGGTTATTGGTCGCTCCGTGTTCGCGCGCAAGGTCAGGCAAGGAATACGGCGGAAGGTGGTTTCTTCCTGGATACCGCCACTGTCGGTGATCACCACTTGACTATGCGCAACAAGTTTCTGAAAAGCGAAATAATCCATTGGACCTTGTAGCTGCAGACCGGGTATCTGCTCCAGTTCACCGTAGATACCGAACCGTTCCATGTTCGTGCGGGTCCTTGGATGTACCGAAAATACAACGGTTCGATCGTGAGCGGCCACCTTGATCAACTCGATCATTTTCGCAAGCTCCTTCGCATCATCGACCGTCGCGGGCCGGTGCATTGTCATTAACGCATAGCTACCGCTTTTAAGCCCGATCTGCTCCAGAATATCATTCTCCTGGATCAAAGGATCGAACTCCACCAAACTGTCGATCATGGTGTTACCCACTAAATGGATCCGTTCGGGATCGGTTCCTTCCGCAACCAGATTGGTGCGCCCACTCTCCTCCGTTACGAACAATTGATCGGCTAAACGATCGGTAACGATCCGGTTGAATTCTTCCGGCATTGCGCGATCGCGACTGCGAAGGCCACTCTCCAAATGGGCTAAGGGAACTCCGACCTTATTTGCCGTAAGCGCCGCTGCCAAAGTGCTGTCCACATCTCCGACCACCATCATCAGGTCAGGCTTTTCCTGCAGTAAAACAGGCTCTAACGCCAGCATCATACTTGCAACCCGAGCGTTCGCGGTATCCGCACGTATGCCCAACGAATGATCCGGGATCATACCCAATTGCTGGAAAAAAATGGTACTCATACGATCATCCAAATGCTGACCAGTATGCACAAGCACTACCTGCCATCCGCCATGTTCCGCAGCCACCTTTTTAAAGCGGGCCACTTTCATGAAGTTGGGTCGAGCACCTATGATGACCACTAGTTTCTTAATTGTCCTTGTTCACTTTCGGGGCCAATAGGTCCTTCTCTGCTTGCTGCGAATGTAAGCCCCAACCAGATCCGGATCATAGCAGTTCACCGATCCGCCGGTAGTTAGTTGCACAATTGAAGCCCTCCTGCCATGCGGCACGCACACCCTGCCGGAACTGTTGCGAGAAGAGATGCTCCGTGTTCATTGGCTGCAGAGCATCTACAACTTCGGATACGTTCGGCTGGCTGCTCAATAACCGACCCGTTGAACTAGTTACGATCTCGCTAACACCCCCTACATCATTTGCCAATAAGGGTATGCCGAAACTGGCAGCTTCCATCAAGGCAATAGGCAACCCTTCACTGTCGCTAAGATGAATGAAAACATCCACTGGATGTGTGGCGTACCACTCCAACACGTCGGCGTTGGATGTGTTTCCCCGCATGACCGTTCGGATGTTCCGAGGCAACCGATCAACAGCTTTCTGGATGGCCTCCCGATCAGGGCCATCTCCAAAATGGGTCCATTCCACAGGCCGATCCAATTGTGCCAGTGCTTCTACCAGCAGGTCGACACGTTTTGGTTTACGCAAGTAGGAACAACTTGCAATGCGTAATGTCGCTGCGGGTGCCCATGTTGCCATGCCATGATCCGGCGTGCCCAAGCGGGCCAATACGGCTTTGTGCGCGTGCTGCGGGTATTTTTCTTTTATGTGATCGACCCCAGGGCCAGAGACCAAAAGAAGTTGATCAGCAGCCTCTAATTGGTAGGTTCTGAAAGGAATGTTTCCACTGGCCCGTCGATGTTCAAAGAGGTCCCAACCGTGGCCCATTGCCGAAAAACGGAACCTCGGCTCGCGCTCTTTGACCAACCCGAGGACGGTTACCCAGTCTTCCAACCAAACAGATAGGACCGCTACTTTTTCAGGATCATAGTTCTTGCCCAAGAGCGTGCGGAATACTTCAGCCTTTCGCACTAATTGCCGTGATAGACTAAGCACATAACGCCGCGACCGACCCTCTCGATCGCCATACCTGCTCACTAACGCAACTGGATCGAAGGTTCCGGTCACGGAATTGATACGTTCCATTTTGTTCAACCATTCCCGAAACAACTTTACGGAATGGCCGGTCGGTGGTTCAGGGAATATGTTGAGTGACCATAAGTGCACGTTCATTTCTGCGTCGGATGGTAGTGGCCAGCCAAATTCAGAAAATGCAAAAT comes from the Flavobacteriales bacterium genome and includes:
- a CDS encoding glycosyltransferase, translating into MAIRASVVVPVYNKAPYLTECFESIFAQSFTEFEVIAVDDASTDNSLEVLRSFNDPRVRILSNPVNSGPGVTAQNAMDQAKGEYIIRVDADDVLLSHRFKEQIAFMDAHPEIGISGTNISILGLDEVIKRPTAPNDCKVQLLFGVAVMQPTSIYRRSVLVEHDLRYQSEWPRYGEDWMFQARAGRQVLFANSDDVTVRYRRGEQGISFGRDRSDELPECINFAFSEFGWPLPSDAEMNVHLWSLNIFPEPPTGHSVKLFREWLNKMERINSVTGTFDPVALVSRYGDREGRSRRYVLSLSRQLVRKAEVFRTLLGKNYDPEKVAVLSVWLEDWVTVLGLVKEREPRFRFSAMGHGWDLFEHRRASGNIPFRTYQLEAADQLLLVSGPGVDHIKEKYPQHAHKAVLARLGTPDHGMATWAPAATLRIASCSYLRKPKRVDLLVEALAQLDRPVEWTHFGDGPDREAIQKAVDRLPRNIRTVMRGNTSNADVLEWYATHPVDVFIHLSDSEGLPIALMEAASFGIPLLANDVGGVSEIVTSSTGRLLSSQPNVSEVVDALQPMNTEHLFSQQFRQGVRAAWQEGFNCATNYRRIGELL
- the wecB gene encoding UDP-N-acetylglucosamine 2-epimerase (non-hydrolyzing) is translated as MKVARFKKVAAEHGGWQVVLVHTGQHLDDRMSTIFFQQLGMIPDHSLGIRADTANARVASMMLALEPVLLQEKPDLMMVVGDVDSTLAAALTANKVGVPLAHLESGLRSRDRAMPEEFNRIVTDRLADQLFVTEESGRTNLVAEGTDPERIHLVGNTMIDSLVEFDPLIQENDILEQIGLKSGSYALMTMHRPATVDDAKELAKMIELIKVAAHDRTVVFSVHPRTRTNMERFGIYGELEQIPGLQLQGPMDYFAFQKLVAHSQVVITDSGGIQEETTFRRIPCLTLRANTERPITVTEGTNELLPFTAEALTDALERINTGQYKKGTIPELWDGHATERVLDVLDRVL